The nucleotide window TCCAGGCCGACGTCCGTTCGCGCATCAGGAAATTCCAGCCATTTTGACGGGCCGACTTGCGGTCGTGGAGGATAAACAGCCATGAAGGAAGCCCTGCTCCAGTTGCTCAAACAGCCGGTCGTGGTCGACACCCGCTCGCCCTGGATCTATATCGGCACCCTGGCCGAAGTGCGCGGCGATTGCCTGCTGCTGACCAACGTCGACGTTCACGACAGCGGCGAAACTTCGATTCCCAAGGAGCGCTACGTGCTCGACTCAAGCAAGACCGGCATCCATCCCAACCGCCATTCCGTGTACGTCAACCTGGAATACGTGGTCAGCGTGTCGCTACTGGCCGACGTGATCCGCTTCTAAGGGAAGAGCGGCGTGAAACCGCCATCGCGAAAGCCGAATAATCTCCAGGGTTTAGTTTAGAACTTAAGTCATATTTTTTTTTATTCGACTTTTTTTGACAACTTTTTCAAGCGTTCCACGTCTAATTTTACGAACGACGAAAGGAGCGACCATGAAAAAGCTGCTTTTTTTTATAGTCATCATATTCGTGCTGGCCGGCATGGCCGCGGCCGCCATCGTGGGCGTCCGCCAGAACATCCGCACCCTGGAGCCGGTAAAAGCATCGGCGCCGCCCGTGCTGGACGGTTCGCTGGATGACGAGGTCTGGAAATCGGCGGTCGTGGTCGACGATGTCTGGGTGACCTACAACCCGGTCAACGGCAACGAACTGCCCCAGCGCACCCGGGCCTATCTGGCCTACGACGACAAGAACCTTTACTTCGCCTTCCACTGCTTCGACAGCCAGCCCGACCGGATCAAAACCTCGCTGACCAAGCGCGATGGCATTTTCGAGGACGACTGGGTGGGGCTGTCGATCGATACCGTGGGCGGCAAGAAATACGGCTATGAGCTGTTCGTCAATCCCAGCGGCGTCCAGGGCGACATCTTCCGCACCGGCGACCGCGAGGACGCTTCCACCGATTGGGTATGGCACAGCGCCGGGAAAATCGTTGCCGACGGCTATATCGTCGAGATCTGCCAGCCGCTTAAAAACATCCGTTTCGCCAGCGGCAAGAACATCCGCATGGGCGTGGTCTTCTGGCGCCGCATCAGCCGGCTGGGCATGAGCGGCTCCTGGCCCGAGCTGGTCCCGGGCAAAGGCATCGGCGGATCGCAGGCCGATGTGGCGATCCCAGAACTGTCACGGTCGATGGTTTTGGAAGCCCTGCCTTCTATGACCTACAGTTCCGGCTGGAACCGCACATCGCCTTCTTCCTGGTCCGGCGCCGACCAGACCCGTGACCTGGGCATCGGCATCAAATACGGCATTACATCGTCGATCGTGGCCGAAGCCACGCTGAACCCCGACTTCAGCCAGGTCGAGAGCGATTCGATGCAGGTCACGGTCAACCAGCGCTACCCGGTGTTCTATTCGGAAAAACGCCCCTTTTTCATGGAAGCGGGCAACCTGTTCGACCTGGGCGGGATCGGCGACGGCCTGTCCAATATGTCCATGCCGGTGCATACGCGGCTCATTGTCGACCCGCAATGGGGGCTGCGCCTCACCGGCGAACAGGGCAAGGGCTCCTTCGCCCTGCTGGCTGCGGCCGACCGTTCCCCGGGCAATCCCTGGGACGGCGAGGAGAACCCCTGGCTGGGCCGCAAGGCGACCTTCTGGATCGGCCGCGGCAAGTTCGGGCTGGGCACCAACAACTATGTGGGCGTTCTCTACAGCGGCCGCGAGTTCGGCGAGGAATACAACCGCGCCCTGGCCGCCGATTTCTCCTTCCGTTTCCTCAAGAACCACCAGCTGACCGGCAATTACATCCAGTCGTCCAGCGACCGTCCCGAAGCGGGCGGCAAGACCAGCGGCGGATCGCTGACCGCCGAATACACTTTTTCCACTGACAAGACATTCTTCGCGGTCATGGCCGAAAATATCGATCCCGGTTTCCAGATGGATACGGCCTTTTACCAGCGCAGCGGCATTTCCGCCCTCAGGTTCTACCTGCAGCGGCAATTCGTGCCCAACCCCAAAAAAATCCCCTGGCTCTTCAGCGTTTTCCCCTCAATGTTCGCCGCCTACACCCATGACCGGGTCAGCGGCATGGACGATAAAGAGCTGCAGATGGGAGTGGATGCCAATTTCATCCTCAAGGGCAGCACCGGCGCCAACATCTACCTGGCGCAGGAATGCTGGGCCGGCCAGGCATTCCAACGCACCCTCGGCCAGATGTACGTCAACCTGCAGCCCTTCAAGTGGATCAACCTCCACTCCTGCTTCAGCTTCGGCGACGCCATCTATTACGATCCGCTGAACCCGTTTTTGGGCAACCGCACCCAGTTCCACGCCAACTTCACCCTGCAGCCCACCAAGAACCTGAACCTGTTCGCCGAGCACGTCATCAGCCGCTTCCGCCGCCTGGAAACCGGCGACAAGGTCTACGACCAGGGTATCTGGCGCGGCCGCCTGACCTATCAATTCAGCCCCAAGTTGTTCGTCCGCGGCCTGGTGCAGTACGACAGCTTCGCCAAGCGCGTCCTGGGCGACTTCCTGGCCTCGTTCACCTATATCCCGGGCACGGTGATCTACCTGGGCTACGGTTCGCTCAGCGAGAGCCAGGTCTGGTCGGACAGCCGCTGGCAGCGCGACGTGACCGGCGAAAGATACTACCAGACGCGCCAGAGTTTCTTCTTCAAGGTCAGCTACCGCTACCAGTTCTGACCGCCGAGCCAGGAAACTAAAAAACTTCCCCCGGCGTAGCGGCGATCTCCCTTAGAAGCCCCAGGCAACTCCGGCCTTGAGCTGCCAGGCGGAAAGATCCAAGACAAAATTCTCCGCGGCCTCGGAGTCGTTGAAATAGTTGCCGTAATAGGCTTGGCTGAATTCCCCCCAGAAGCGCTGAACGAGCGCGGTTTGTTTTTGCCAGCGCCCGCTCCAGTTGTTTTCAACCAGGTCCTGGACGGCATTGCTGTCGAGGGCGAGGCTTTGATTGTGGCCCTCCCCCTCGATGGTGCCGGCACGGCGCCAGGCATACCCGGCGGCCAGGAACAGGGACCAGCGCCGGGTGAGCCGGCGCCGGAGTTCGGCGTTCAGCTCGAGCGCCCACCCTACCCCCTTCCCCTTCATCTCCAGCAGATAATGGCTCTCCGACCAGTAGCCGTTGACATATTGGTAGCGGTACCCCGTTTCCACCACGCTGCGGCAGCGGGCCAGCAACGGCCCGGCGCCGAGCGATCCGCCCAGCTGCCAGTTTTTTCCCAGGGGCTCGGCCAGGCGGGCGCCGATCTGGGGGATCCAGGCCGAGACGCCGAGGAAAAAATCGGGATAAACGGCCGTGACTTCCTGGGGGTCGGTCTGGATCAGCCCATAGGAACGGTCGTCGATCTGGTAGCGGATCGATGTACCGGACAGCCGGTTCTGCTTCAGATATTCCAGGCCCAGCCACAGCGAGAAGGAGCGCGAGAGAGCGTACCTCAGCCGCAGTCCGCAGGGAAAGCCGCTGCGGATGCCTTTGAGCCGGTCGTCTCCGGAACGGCTGGCGGAATAGGTGAAGCGGCTCCCGTACGCGTCGTGCAGGTAGTTGTATTGCGCGCTGTAGAAAAAGAGCGGATAGGCATTGTAATAATCGGCCAGGAGATTCAAGTCAACGGGCCGGATGGGTGTGAAACCGCCGAAAACTTCCAGCGTCAGCGGCCGTATTTGCTCGCTTGTATCATCCGCCTGCCCCTCCCGGGGAGGCAGGGCGCCGAGGCCCGAGGCAACGACGAAAAACAGCGCGGCGGCCGGCAGCAACATTTTGCTGTTCATAGGCCGTCCTCCTTTTCGTAATTGTATTTTTCCAGGACCACCGGCGGCGGCGTCAGGTCGACCTGCTGATCCTCCGGCACCGGCATGGCGGCCACTCCGGTCGCGGCGGCGTTGCCGCGGTAGAACCAGTCGCGGAAATCGGCGTTGACATCGATTCCGGAATAATCATGATAATAAGCGGCCAGGTCCATGGTCCTGAACGGCGACCAGGCATGGTCGCGGTAGACCTGGCTCAGGAAACGGGTCATGGCCGCCCGGCCGCCCAGCCGCTGGGCCAGCGTTTCCATGATCTGGCTGCCCTGGTAATAGGCGCGGGTGTCGAAGCCGACGGCGATCGGCGAGCGGCCGCTGACCATGTTCGACTGGTAGCCTTCGTTGATCGGCACCAGGTAAGCGGGATAGCTGCGGTCGTACCACGAGGTGATGGCCTCGTCCCACCAGGAATCGCGATAGGTGGCGGCGACGGCGCTGCAGGCGAAATACATGTGAAACACTTCGTGGCTCATGGCCGGCAACGAGGTGACGCTGCCGCCATAATATTCCATGCCGCCGCCGCTGTTGGTCAGGAAAATGCTCAAGCCGCGCGGCATGGGGAAAGGGGCGATATCGGCCTGCAGCTGCACCAGCCAGGAATCGAGCTCGCTGAAAGCGGCATCGATGGACGCGCCGCCGACAAAAGCCATGATGCGCACCGGGATGCCGGCGATCGACCGTTCGCGGTAGAGCGTATCGGCGGCGGGAACCAAGGCGAACATGATGCCATAAGAAGCGACCTCCCTTTCGCTGTCGAGGGTCCATTCCTGCACAACGGAATTTTCGGTCTTTTGCACCAGCCCCGAACCGAGGCAGCGGTAGGGCGCGCCGCCCTCGACCCGCAGCGTGATCAGGTGACGGATCAGCTCGCGCGGGCTGTTGATGGTGGGGAAGATTTCCTCGTTGCCGACTCCTTGCAAGTCGTTGACCTGAGTGACGAACATCGGGTAGCCGGACGAAAATTGGAGGCGGTAACCGACGGTCAGCAGGTGTTCGCCGTTATCAACGATATCCTGCTGGATCTCTACGGCCGGCTGGGCCGAGCCGGTAAAATGGACGATGCGGATGCCATCAACGGGATTCGGCCAAACCCGGTCATCCAGCTGCAGGTACTGGAGGACCTGGCCGCGGACGGCCGGGTTGAAGTGAACCAGCGGGCGGTTCTGCCCGGGGCGCATGGTGAAGCGGATCCGGCAGGTCCCGTCCACTACGGCGGCGGCAGGATGATAGGTCAGCTCCAGGTTGATTTCCGAAATGTCGATGCGGAACGTGTCGTTCAACAGCGTCCCTTCGTCACTGTAAACGTTGTCGGCCATTTCATCAACATCCAGGCGGGCCGGATCCTCGCGGGACGGCTGGCAACCGGTGCAAAAACCGATCAGGGCCACGCCGACGATCAACAGGGAATGCGGCCATAACCATTTTTCTTTCGTCCTGTTCATCTTTGCCTCACCTCCATGCATCGTATAGACGTAATATTGGGTAAAAATTCCTCCGGGAGAATAGGAAAAAAGTCATTTTTTTTATTTAGTAAAAAAAACCATCCGCTTTCATACTTTCAAACAACTCTTCCAAAACCCCAAGCGGATATCCTATTTGATGAAATTCAAAATTCAGGAGTTACCCATTGAAGTTGCAACTAAATAATCCAATTTTGCTTTTTTTATACAACAAAAATTCGCCGTTTTCGAAACGTCCCCAGAATCTCATATTGCGGAAACAGGAATGATAAAAATAGAATCACTTAGAGGCAGGGCGGCAGGGGCCAGACAAATTACACCGCCCGGCCCCACTGGAGTTTTCAGCCGGCCCAGGGTTTTAAAATGCCTGACATCGTTCTGGGTAGGCAAAGCCGTTTTTTTGAATTCCAAGGGATAAATCACCCCATCCTGAAAAATAATCAAATCGATTTCTTTCTGATCTTTATCGCGATAATAGTAAAATGGTGCCCGGCGGCCGTTATGCCAGTACCCCTTCAATATCTCGGAGAATATCCACGTTTCCAGGATCGCACCCGACATGGCGCCGGCCTCCAGAGTCATGGGGGTCAACCATTCGGTCAGGTAGCTGCAAAGCCCGGTATCCAGGAAATAGAGTTTGGGCCGCTTGACCAGACGCTTGCTGACGTTATGATGATAAGGCTCCAACAGGTAAACAATGCCGGAAGCCAGCAGGATGGAAAGCCAATTTTTTGCGGTGTT belongs to Candidatus Aminicenantes bacterium and includes:
- a CDS encoding DUF5916 domain-containing protein, which gives rise to MKKLLFFIVIIFVLAGMAAAAIVGVRQNIRTLEPVKASAPPVLDGSLDDEVWKSAVVVDDVWVTYNPVNGNELPQRTRAYLAYDDKNLYFAFHCFDSQPDRIKTSLTKRDGIFEDDWVGLSIDTVGGKKYGYELFVNPSGVQGDIFRTGDREDASTDWVWHSAGKIVADGYIVEICQPLKNIRFASGKNIRMGVVFWRRISRLGMSGSWPELVPGKGIGGSQADVAIPELSRSMVLEALPSMTYSSGWNRTSPSSWSGADQTRDLGIGIKYGITSSIVAEATLNPDFSQVESDSMQVTVNQRYPVFYSEKRPFFMEAGNLFDLGGIGDGLSNMSMPVHTRLIVDPQWGLRLTGEQGKGSFALLAAADRSPGNPWDGEENPWLGRKATFWIGRGKFGLGTNNYVGVLYSGREFGEEYNRALAADFSFRFLKNHQLTGNYIQSSSDRPEAGGKTSGGSLTAEYTFSTDKTFFAVMAENIDPGFQMDTAFYQRSGISALRFYLQRQFVPNPKKIPWLFSVFPSMFAAYTHDRVSGMDDKELQMGVDANFILKGSTGANIYLAQECWAGQAFQRTLGQMYVNLQPFKWINLHSCFSFGDAIYYDPLNPFLGNRTQFHANFTLQPTKNLNLFAEHVISRFRRLETGDKVYDQGIWRGRLTYQFSPKLFVRGLVQYDSFAKRVLGDFLASFTYIPGTVIYLGYGSLSESQVWSDSRWQRDVTGERYYQTRQSFFFKVSYRYQF